In Edaphobacter dinghuensis, a genomic segment contains:
- the ctaD gene encoding cytochrome c oxidase subunit I translates to MADSVSGLSSVEAIDLTPVEKPRQLFLEVLYDWVTTVDHKKIGLMYIAYSLIFLVIGGIEAIVMRIQLAVPHNTFVSPQVFNRMFTLHGTTMVFFVGMPILFGFGNYLVPLMIGARDMAFPRLNAFSFWISAFGGFLLYYSFIGGSGLYGAGSAPDVGWFAYAPLTARVFSPGHSTDYWTLSILLSGIGSIGTALNIVATVICMRCPGMKLNRMPLLAWLYLVTSSMVFIAVSPLTAAQIMLMLDRYVGSHFFDAQAGGSAILWMHFFWIFGHPEVYILVLPAFAFANEIIPVFSRKAIFGYPAMVAASVGIGFISLSVWAHHMFAVGMGAGANVFFVFSTMIISVPTGIKIFNWLATIWGGKIRFASPMLFSVGFLFQFLVAGLTGIMLSVAPFDWQLTGSYFVVAHFHYVLVGAILFMIFAAFYYWFPKATGRMMSERLGKWHFWLMVIGFHLTFDFMHIPGLLGMPRRIYTYEPGRGWEIWNLLVSIGAVIQAIATLIFVYNLVHSYYKGEKAGNDPWDAWTLEWSTASPPPSYNFATTPIVHSRRPLWDIKHPEDPDWNYE, encoded by the coding sequence ATGGCTGATTCCGTGTCTGGCCTCTCATCGGTGGAAGCAATTGACCTGACGCCGGTTGAAAAACCGCGGCAATTATTCCTTGAGGTGCTTTACGACTGGGTGACTACGGTCGATCACAAAAAGATCGGCCTGATGTACATTGCCTACTCGCTGATATTCCTGGTGATCGGTGGAATCGAAGCGATCGTCATGCGAATTCAGCTTGCTGTGCCGCATAACACCTTCGTCTCGCCACAGGTCTTCAACCGGATGTTCACGCTGCATGGAACCACGATGGTCTTCTTCGTGGGCATGCCCATTTTGTTTGGATTTGGAAACTACCTTGTCCCGCTGATGATTGGCGCGCGCGACATGGCGTTTCCGCGATTGAACGCCTTTAGCTTCTGGATTTCAGCATTTGGCGGCTTTCTGCTGTACTACAGCTTCATCGGCGGATCGGGGCTTTATGGAGCCGGTAGCGCCCCCGACGTTGGGTGGTTCGCGTACGCTCCGCTGACGGCGAGGGTCTTCTCCCCCGGACACAGCACGGACTACTGGACGTTGAGTATTTTGCTGAGCGGCATCGGCAGCATCGGTACGGCGCTCAACATTGTTGCGACGGTCATCTGCATGCGCTGCCCTGGCATGAAGCTAAACCGGATGCCCTTGTTGGCATGGCTCTATCTTGTGACGTCGAGCATGGTTTTTATCGCGGTCAGCCCATTGACGGCGGCGCAGATCATGCTGATGCTCGACCGGTATGTCGGCTCGCATTTCTTCGATGCCCAGGCTGGCGGCTCGGCCATTCTCTGGATGCACTTCTTCTGGATCTTCGGACATCCCGAGGTCTATATTCTGGTGCTTCCCGCCTTTGCTTTTGCCAATGAGATCATTCCGGTGTTCTCGCGAAAGGCGATCTTCGGCTATCCGGCCATGGTGGCTGCTTCCGTAGGTATCGGCTTTATCAGCTTGAGCGTATGGGCGCACCACATGTTTGCTGTCGGTATGGGAGCTGGTGCCAACGTCTTCTTTGTCTTCTCGACGATGATTATCTCGGTGCCGACCGGCATCAAGATCTTCAACTGGCTGGCCACGATCTGGGGCGGCAAGATACGCTTTGCCTCTCCGATGCTGTTCAGCGTTGGCTTTCTCTTCCAGTTCCTCGTCGCGGGATTGACTGGCATTATGCTCTCGGTCGCTCCGTTCGACTGGCAGCTTACCGGCTCCTATTTTGTGGTGGCCCACTTCCATTACGTTCTGGTCGGCGCAATTCTGTTTATGATCTTCGCCGCCTTCTACTATTGGTTCCCGAAGGCGACGGGCCGCATGATGAGCGAGCGCCTGGGCAAGTGGCACTTCTGGTTGATGGTCATCGGATTCCACCTGACGTTCGACTTCATGCACATCCCCGGACTGCTGGGCATGCCGCGCCGCATTTACACCTACGAGCCGGGCCGTGGATGGGAGATCTGGAACCTGCTCGTCAGCATTGGCGCTGTCATTCAGGCCATCGCGACTCTGATCTTCGTCTACAACCTGGTTCACTCCTATTACAAGGGAGAGAAGGCCGGCAACGATCCCTGGGATGCATGGACGCTCGAGTGGTCCACTGCTTCGCCGCCGCCGTCCTATAACTTTGCTACGACACCGATCGTCCATAGCCGCCGTCCATTGTGGGACATCAAGCATCCGGAAGATCCCGACTGGAACTACGAATGA
- a CDS encoding cytochrome c oxidase assembly protein yields MAADIQSTFDSWEPSWFLSTMVVLTAIVYFRGWLAIRRTRPTQFPTWRLWSFLFSMATLWFAIGSPMDAFADAMLSAHMIEHLLLMSVVPPLALLGNPVVPLLRGLPRPVLRYVVGPLLRNRPLRRFTHWLTRLRVAWLVMNLIFLAWHVPGAYDYALEHENWHIFEHMCFLSASLIFWWPIVRPWPTSSRSYSWKIILYLLSADVVNTGLSAFLAFCTRPVYPYYLAEPNPFHLTALADQVLGAVIMWVMGSLFFLVPAMYITHKLIKPERSRPSYSQYTA; encoded by the coding sequence ATGGCCGCTGATATACAGTCGACCTTCGATTCATGGGAGCCGTCCTGGTTCCTCTCCACGATGGTAGTGCTTACTGCCATCGTGTACTTTCGAGGATGGCTGGCAATTCGCCGGACAAGGCCAACGCAATTTCCAACGTGGAGACTGTGGAGCTTTCTGTTTTCCATGGCGACGCTGTGGTTCGCTATCGGGTCGCCGATGGATGCGTTCGCCGATGCGATGCTTAGCGCGCATATGATCGAACATCTGTTGCTGATGTCGGTTGTGCCTCCGCTTGCGCTGCTAGGTAATCCGGTTGTGCCTCTGCTGCGAGGTCTGCCGCGACCGGTACTGCGCTATGTCGTTGGCCCCTTGCTGCGAAATCGTCCATTGCGAAGATTCACTCATTGGCTCACTCGACTCCGCGTTGCATGGCTTGTGATGAATCTGATCTTTCTGGCATGGCACGTGCCAGGCGCTTACGACTATGCGCTCGAACATGAGAACTGGCACATCTTCGAGCACATGTGCTTCCTATCCGCTTCGCTAATCTTTTGGTGGCCGATTGTTCGGCCGTGGCCTACCAGCAGCCGTTCCTATAGCTGGAAGATAATTCTCTATTTGTTGTCGGCGGATGTGGTTAACACCGGGCTCTCGGCATTCCTCGCTTTCTGCACGCGGCCTGTGTATCCGTACTATCTGGCGGAACCTAACCCATTCCATCTCACTGCGCTTGCCGATCAGGTGCTCGGTGCCGTGATTATGTGGGTCATGGGGTCGCTCTTTTTTCTGGTGCCTGCTATGTACATCACGCACAAGCTGATCAAGCCGGAACGTTCGCGCCCATCGTACAGCCAATACACCGCATAG
- a CDS encoding alpha-L-fucosidase has product MAVLACLAPLSAIAQNFVDIKPSPAQVHWQDLEIGVIIHFGTNTFLNREWGDGTASPSVFNPTHVDTDQWMEAAKAGSAKYAVLVSKHHDGFALWPTEQTDYSVKNSPWLNGKGDLVRMASDSAHKAGLGFGVYLSPWDRHDKRYPDPKAYDKYYLAQLDELATHYGPLTEFWLDGAGSTGRTYDFQSIITELRTYQPNTMVFADVGLFKNADLRWVGNEDGKVLFENWNVIDRAGYLRWRPVESDTPLHRGHWFWHPNDEATLRSVDDLLDIYTNTVGRGAQLMLGLAPDNTGQLPAADVARLHEFGEALHRIYGHNLVSEQGHATGTEATAEHDALDNNPDTFWVAPPLHGTLEVRFDKPVTFDRAVTMERLNDGQHVEEYSIEAWQNGSWKTLARAQAIGHKKIDIFPACTTQRVRLNLISTSGTAAIREFQLFDGRTTSQQ; this is encoded by the coding sequence ATGGCAGTCTTAGCCTGCCTCGCGCCGCTATCAGCCATCGCGCAGAACTTCGTCGATATCAAGCCAAGCCCGGCGCAGGTTCATTGGCAGGATCTCGAGATCGGCGTCATCATTCACTTCGGCACTAATACCTTCCTCAATCGCGAGTGGGGTGACGGCACCGCCTCGCCTTCGGTCTTCAACCCCACGCACGTCGATACCGATCAGTGGATGGAGGCCGCCAAAGCAGGCAGTGCCAAGTACGCTGTCCTGGTATCGAAGCACCACGACGGCTTTGCTCTCTGGCCCACCGAGCAGACCGACTACAGCGTTAAGAACAGCCCCTGGCTCAATGGCAAGGGAGACCTCGTCCGCATGGCCTCCGACTCCGCCCACAAAGCTGGCCTCGGCTTCGGCGTCTATCTCTCTCCGTGGGACCGCCACGACAAGCGCTATCCCGACCCCAAAGCCTACGACAAGTACTACCTCGCGCAGCTCGATGAACTCGCCACGCACTACGGCCCACTCACCGAGTTCTGGCTCGATGGCGCAGGCAGCACCGGACGTACCTACGACTTCCAAAGCATCATTACCGAGCTGCGCACCTATCAGCCCAACACCATGGTCTTCGCCGACGTAGGCCTCTTCAAGAACGCTGACCTCCGCTGGGTCGGCAACGAAGATGGCAAGGTCCTCTTCGAAAATTGGAACGTCATTGACCGCGCCGGCTATCTGCGCTGGCGCCCGGTCGAGTCGGACACGCCACTGCATCGCGGACATTGGTTTTGGCACCCCAATGATGAAGCAACGCTTCGCTCAGTGGACGATCTGCTCGATATCTACACCAACACCGTAGGCCGCGGCGCTCAACTCATGCTCGGCCTCGCACCCGACAACACCGGCCAGCTTCCTGCTGCTGACGTCGCGCGCCTGCACGAGTTCGGCGAAGCCCTCCACCGCATCTACGGCCACAACCTCGTCTCCGAGCAAGGCCACGCCACCGGCACAGAAGCCACTGCCGAGCATGACGCACTCGACAATAATCCAGACACCTTCTGGGTAGCGCCGCCGCTACATGGCACCCTTGAAGTCCGCTTCGACAAGCCGGTCACCTTCGACCGCGCCGTCACCATGGAGAGGCTCAACGACGGCCAGCACGTCGAGGAGTATTCCATCGAAGCCTGGCAGAACGGCTCGTGGAAAACTCTCGCTCGCGCACAGGCCATCGGCCACAAAAAGATCGACATCTTTCCCGCCTGCACCACGCAGCGGGTCCGTCTCAATCTCATCTCTACCTCTGGAACCGCCGCGATCCGCGAGTTCCAACTCTTTGACGGCAGAACAACTTCCCAGCAATAA
- a CDS encoding cytochrome b N-terminal domain-containing protein has protein sequence MAELNKKGLQKAGIEVYEWFEHRLGIVKPAVEAAVHPVPASAASWWYVFGSAATVLFVLQIMTGIMLALVYTPSANHAWSSLQFLNNNVELGWFLRALHGWGSDFMIAIVLIHMVQVFMFGAYKFPRELTWIIGVFLLLLTLGMAFTGQVLRFDQDAYWGLGIGASIMSRVPVIGPSLVHFLLGAPIIGSATLSRFFTLHVFVIPGLLLAGVALHLLMVLRLGINEWPMPGRIVRKATYEAEYHELNKREGIAFVPDGAWKDAIFAAAIILSVMACAFFFGPFGPTGQPDPTIIQTAPKPDGPFLWLFAVLSLLPPEMETPIILVAPVIIIGAMLLLPLVAGEGEKHWSRRPVAVLMVSVIAVSLGVFTRLGVTTPWSPVMNAWSSDIVPQKYIHDRTPLERQGALVFQDKQCRNCHEVGGQGGQRGPELDSVATRLTEDQLVRQVLQGGGNMPAYGNALSPAETAALVSFLETLRGNNLQPAQDASRALTGENPPKATVPGEERPSGQSHLSKEAPTQEK, from the coding sequence ATGGCAGAGCTAAATAAAAAAGGTCTGCAAAAGGCCGGCATCGAAGTCTACGAGTGGTTCGAGCATCGTCTCGGCATTGTTAAGCCAGCCGTCGAAGCGGCAGTGCATCCGGTTCCAGCAAGTGCCGCGAGCTGGTGGTATGTCTTTGGCAGCGCCGCTACGGTGCTGTTCGTATTGCAGATCATGACCGGCATCATGCTGGCGCTGGTTTATACGCCGTCGGCAAATCACGCTTGGAGCAGCCTCCAGTTCCTTAACAACAATGTTGAGCTGGGCTGGTTTTTGCGCGCGCTGCATGGATGGGGCTCCGACTTCATGATCGCCATTGTGCTCATTCACATGGTGCAGGTCTTCATGTTCGGAGCATACAAATTTCCGCGTGAGCTAACGTGGATCATCGGCGTGTTTCTTCTGCTGCTGACCCTGGGCATGGCCTTCACCGGACAGGTGCTGCGCTTCGATCAGGACGCCTACTGGGGTCTCGGTATCGGCGCTTCGATCATGAGCCGGGTGCCTGTGATCGGCCCCTCTCTCGTGCACTTTCTGCTCGGCGCTCCTATTATCGGCAGCGCTACGCTCTCCCGCTTCTTTACCTTGCACGTCTTCGTTATCCCCGGCCTTCTACTGGCCGGTGTTGCCCTTCACCTGCTGATGGTGCTGCGACTTGGAATTAACGAGTGGCCGATGCCTGGCCGCATCGTTCGCAAAGCCACCTATGAGGCGGAGTACCACGAGCTCAACAAACGAGAGGGCATCGCTTTTGTACCCGATGGCGCATGGAAAGATGCTATCTTTGCCGCTGCGATCATTCTTTCAGTGATGGCATGCGCCTTCTTCTTCGGCCCGTTCGGTCCTACCGGTCAGCCCGATCCCACCATCATCCAGACAGCGCCTAAGCCGGATGGTCCGTTCCTCTGGCTCTTTGCTGTGCTCTCCTTGTTGCCGCCTGAGATGGAGACGCCGATCATCTTGGTCGCACCTGTGATCATTATCGGAGCGATGCTGTTACTGCCTCTCGTAGCAGGCGAAGGCGAAAAGCACTGGAGCCGTCGTCCGGTCGCCGTGCTAATGGTCTCGGTGATTGCTGTATCGCTCGGCGTCTTTACCCGTCTGGGCGTTACGACTCCATGGAGTCCCGTTATGAACGCCTGGAGCAGCGACATCGTTCCGCAAAAGTATATTCATGATCGAACTCCGCTGGAGCGCCAAGGTGCGTTGGTGTTTCAGGACAAGCAGTGCCGCAACTGCCATGAGGTTGGTGGTCAGGGCGGACAGCGTGGCCCGGAACTCGACTCAGTTGCCACTCGCCTGACGGAAGATCAACTGGTACGTCAGGTATTGCAGGGCGGTGGCAACATGCCTGCTTACGGCAACGCGCTTAGCCCAGCTGAGACTGCTGCTCTGGTTTCTTTTCTGGAGACGCTGAGAGGAAATAACCTGCAGCCCGCGCAAGATGCCTCTCGCGCTTTGACCGGGGAGAATCCTCCCAAGGCAACTGTTCCCGGCGAAGAGAGACCGTCCGGACAATCGCACCTGTCTAAAGAAGCGCCTACACAGGAGAAGTAA
- a CDS encoding QcrA and Rieske domain-containing protein, translating to MSEQHSDHVSGGLSPQENKLQSEPKNGLKDHSRRVFLFKLSLLVNGAVGVVLAVPIVRYLLGPVIQKKSSYHSWITLGNVDDFPEGETRLADYRNPSTTEWDGDTGKVACWVRRKSGNDFQVFAINCAHLGCPVRWFSESKLFLCPCHGGAYYEDGSRAAGPPERGLFEYKYRIAGAKLMINAGELPTLSTPASAQNANFVPLDKIGRATWQS from the coding sequence ATGAGCGAACAACATAGCGACCACGTTAGCGGTGGTTTGAGCCCGCAAGAGAATAAATTGCAGAGCGAGCCGAAGAACGGACTGAAAGACCACTCCCGTCGGGTCTTCCTCTTCAAGTTGTCTCTGCTGGTAAACGGCGCCGTCGGTGTCGTGCTTGCTGTGCCCATCGTGCGTTATCTGCTGGGGCCGGTGATTCAGAAGAAGAGCTCGTACCATTCCTGGATCACGTTGGGGAACGTTGACGATTTTCCTGAAGGTGAGACCAGGCTGGCTGACTACCGTAATCCATCGACCACGGAGTGGGATGGCGATACGGGTAAGGTAGCCTGCTGGGTGCGCAGGAAGTCGGGCAATGATTTTCAGGTCTTTGCGATTAATTGTGCTCATCTCGGATGCCCGGTGCGCTGGTTTTCAGAGTCGAAGCTCTTCCTCTGTCCCTGCCACGGTGGCGCTTACTACGAGGATGGATCGCGCGCTGCAGGACCGCCGGAGCGTGGCCTGTTCGAATACAAATACAGAATAGCCGGAGCCAAACTCATGATTAATGCGGGCGAATTGCCGACGCTTTCCACACCGGCCAGCGCGCAGAATGCCAACTTTGTTCCACTGGATAAAATCGGGCGTGCGACATGGCAGAGCTAA
- a CDS encoding c-type cytochrome → MKVQTLLSCVVVSLLTFASFGCNSAPGRPKAEPEVPRPEEIHDFATLYKQNCAACHGENGKQGIATSLANPEYLALAGEDTLIRITAKGIPGTLMPPFAQSAGGMLTDQQVHDLVDGMIRQWGNSQALAGQSAPSYAATGTGDVQQGQQSFTTYCASCHGPDGTGLKGKNVGANASRGSIVDPSYLALVSDQNLRTTAIVGLPGQGMPDWRGDVLSHAMTDKDVTDIVAWLASHRTQFPGQQYPATAPTAQQPQ, encoded by the coding sequence ATGAAAGTACAGACTCTCCTTTCCTGCGTAGTTGTTTCACTATTGACCTTTGCCAGCTTTGGCTGCAATAGCGCTCCGGGGCGTCCTAAGGCCGAGCCGGAGGTGCCGCGGCCCGAAGAGATTCACGACTTCGCTACGCTCTACAAGCAGAATTGCGCGGCCTGCCATGGCGAGAACGGTAAGCAGGGTATTGCTACCTCTCTGGCCAATCCCGAGTATTTGGCGCTTGCAGGTGAAGACACATTAATTCGCATTACGGCAAAGGGTATTCCCGGTACGCTGATGCCGCCGTTCGCTCAGAGCGCCGGAGGCATGTTGACCGACCAGCAGGTTCACGATCTGGTGGATGGCATGATACGTCAGTGGGGTAATTCTCAGGCGCTTGCGGGACAGTCTGCTCCGTCATATGCCGCAACCGGAACTGGCGATGTCCAACAGGGACAGCAGTCCTTTACTACCTATTGTGCAAGCTGCCATGGCCCTGATGGAACTGGATTGAAGGGAAAAAACGTCGGCGCGAACGCCAGCCGAGGTTCTATTGTCGATCCTTCTTATCTTGCGCTTGTGAGCGATCAAAATTTGCGCACGACCGCGATTGTGGGGCTACCGGGGCAGGGAATGCCTGATTGGCGCGGTGATGTTCTTTCCCATGCGATGACCGACAAGGATGTGACCGACATTGTGGCGTGGCTGGCTTCGCACCGGACGCAGTTTCCCGGTCAACAATATCCGGCGACAGCGCCTACAGCACAGCAACCGCAGTAA
- the coxB gene encoding cytochrome c oxidase subunit II — protein MFIHSPSYFAQSSTSIFSPAGTPSHWIFTLSMFVLSITAVIFVIVAGLLTYALIRYRHRNLLTYNEPTQIYGSNQIELAWTVIPALIVVMLFLTASRVILATQDAKKPTDAVDVVVVGHQFWWEYRYPKLGIVTANELHVPVSDPAHPTPTYLEMSSADLDHSFWVPRLAGKMDLIPNRVNTMWIDPEAPGLYLGQCAQYCGVQHAKMLLRVYADSPKEFAAWVAQQQKPAVEDPAVAEGRAAFLRNACVNCHTISGTPANGRFGPDLTHLASRDTIASGAVENNPTNLKQWIDNPDSLKPGSLMPAMHLNDHDLNAITAYLTTLH, from the coding sequence ATGTTTATACATTCTCCGTCCTATTTTGCGCAAAGCTCGACCAGCATTTTTTCTCCCGCGGGAACACCGTCGCACTGGATCTTTACGCTCTCGATGTTCGTGTTGAGCATCACGGCCGTGATCTTCGTGATCGTGGCCGGCTTGCTGACTTATGCGCTGATCCGCTATCGGCATCGCAATCTGCTGACTTATAACGAGCCGACACAGATCTACGGCAGCAATCAGATTGAGCTTGCCTGGACCGTCATTCCGGCACTGATCGTCGTCATGCTCTTTCTTACCGCCTCGCGTGTAATTCTGGCCACGCAGGATGCCAAGAAGCCGACCGACGCGGTCGATGTAGTGGTTGTGGGCCATCAGTTCTGGTGGGAGTACCGCTACCCCAAGCTGGGCATCGTTACGGCCAATGAGCTGCATGTACCGGTAAGCGATCCTGCGCACCCGACGCCGACCTATCTTGAGATGTCGTCCGCTGACCTTGACCACAGCTTCTGGGTGCCGCGTCTTGCGGGCAAGATGGACCTGATTCCAAACCGCGTCAATACGATGTGGATTGACCCTGAGGCTCCGGGCCTGTATCTGGGGCAGTGCGCGCAGTATTGCGGCGTGCAGCACGCCAAGATGCTGCTGCGGGTTTACGCGGATTCGCCGAAGGAGTTTGCGGCCTGGGTAGCACAGCAGCAGAAGCCCGCTGTGGAAGATCCGGCTGTGGCTGAGGGGCGTGCGGCTTTTCTGCGCAACGCCTGCGTCAACTGCCATACCATCTCCGGCACGCCGGCCAATGGACGTTTCGGCCCTGACCTGACGCATCTGGCCAGCCGTGACACGATTGCTTCGGGTGCGGTTGAGAATAATCCTACTAATTTGAAGCAGTGGATCGATAATCCGGACTCGCTGAAGCCCGGCTCGTTGATGCCTGCTATGCATTTGAATGATCACGATCTGAATGCGATCACGGCGTACCTGACGACGCTTCATTAA
- a CDS encoding cytochrome c oxidase subunit 3, producing MSTIPITPDPADEPWVLPDRGTIGMACLIIAESAIFVIFVVAYIFYMGQGLGGPTPKQVLELPIFTTICLLSSSLTLHWAVVGLRKSKIGAFNAWLAATVVLGAIFLIGTGMEWYHLIYVDGLTIQTNLFGTTFYSLVGLHATHVIVGLLMLIAALIFGLTGHVDEKHAHRMDVLSLYWHFVDAVWVIVFTVVYVLGR from the coding sequence ATGAGCACGATTCCTATCACTCCCGACCCAGCCGACGAGCCTTGGGTATTACCTGACCGCGGAACGATCGGCATGGCCTGCCTGATCATTGCGGAGTCGGCGATCTTCGTCATCTTCGTGGTCGCGTACATCTTCTACATGGGGCAGGGCCTCGGTGGTCCCACGCCGAAGCAGGTGCTTGAGCTTCCTATCTTCACTACGATCTGCCTGCTTTCGAGCAGCTTGACGTTGCACTGGGCGGTGGTGGGGCTACGAAAGAGCAAGATTGGCGCATTCAATGCGTGGCTTGCGGCCACGGTAGTTCTTGGCGCTATCTTCCTTATCGGAACCGGCATGGAGTGGTATCACCTGATCTATGTCGATGGTCTGACGATCCAGACCAATCTCTTCGGCACGACGTTCTATTCGCTGGTTGGGCTGCATGCCACCCACGTCATCGTCGGCCTGCTGATGCTGATTGCCGCTTTGATCTTCGGACTGACCGGTCATGTCGATGAGAAGCATGCGCACCGTATGGACGTGCTTTCGCTCTATTGGCACTTCGTCGACGCGGTATGGGTCATTGTGTTCACAGTTGTGTATGTTCTCGGACGGTAA
- a CDS encoding beta-N-acetylhexosaminidase — translation MAPSSETFVNNLMPQPASLQASSGGFVLNAQFHAVTTHFNDPRLDDAIHRAILQLRQKTALPLSVEPVAAGTEAPLTIDVQGAGEAVQSVDENEAYTLSVTPAGAHIEAATVVGAMHGLETLVQLVQPSGSDYILPIVSIHDSPRFPWRGLMIDCGRHFEPMDVLKRTIDGMAAVKLNVFHWHLTEDQGFRIESKLYPRLTGVGSDGLFYTQQDARDLVAYARARGIRVVPEFEMPGHSTAWQYAYPKLSSGTPPPAVRRDFGVSDYALDPTREETYQFIARFLGEMATIFPDPYMHIGGDETPAPDWKTNPRIIAFMKAHNLKDNGALQAYFNTRVLKILTGLHKHMVGWDEILNPALPKDIVIQSWRGEASLTQGAQQGYQGILSAPYYLDGMKSAGTHYLADPLPSSSSLTPEQRKLVLGGEICMWGEQIDAGTIDSRNWPRTAAIAERFWSPEDVTNVDDMYRRLNVVSIQLEGLGLQHITQEDAYLRDLAGTQDIDQLRIFASAFEPVSFGERYHQQKTSQLTVLDRFVDAVRPDPPSRYEVAHLTENFLKSPQSDTADAAALTQWFEAVSNSVPTVENQMQHSPRLAEAQERAQQLPGLAKAATDAIHFLSSGTKAPAGWKASTTAQIEAAKKPSAVVRFVFIDSLTSLVNAVQE, via the coding sequence ATGGCACCCTCCAGCGAGACTTTCGTCAATAACCTGATGCCGCAGCCGGCCAGCCTGCAGGCATCCTCCGGCGGCTTTGTGCTCAACGCGCAGTTCCATGCCGTCACCACCCACTTCAACGATCCTCGCCTCGACGACGCCATCCATCGCGCCATCCTCCAATTGAGGCAGAAGACGGCTCTTCCTCTATCTGTAGAGCCGGTCGCTGCTGGAACCGAAGCTCCTCTGACCATCGATGTCCAGGGCGCGGGTGAAGCAGTCCAATCTGTGGACGAAAACGAAGCCTACACGCTCTCCGTCACTCCTGCAGGCGCGCACATCGAAGCGGCAACAGTAGTCGGAGCCATGCACGGCCTCGAGACCCTGGTTCAACTCGTCCAGCCCTCAGGCAGCGACTATATCCTGCCCATCGTCTCCATCCATGACTCACCGCGCTTTCCCTGGCGCGGCCTGATGATCGATTGCGGACGCCACTTCGAGCCGATGGACGTCCTCAAGCGCACCATCGACGGAATGGCGGCCGTCAAGCTCAATGTCTTCCACTGGCACCTCACCGAAGACCAGGGCTTCCGCATCGAGAGCAAGCTCTATCCCCGCCTCACTGGCGTCGGCTCCGATGGCCTCTTTTACACCCAGCAGGATGCCCGCGACCTCGTCGCCTACGCTCGTGCCCGCGGCATCCGTGTTGTACCCGAGTTTGAGATGCCCGGCCACAGCACCGCCTGGCAGTACGCCTATCCCAAACTCTCCAGCGGCACCCCTCCGCCCGCTGTCCGCCGCGACTTCGGCGTCTCTGACTATGCCCTCGACCCCACGCGCGAAGAGACCTACCAGTTCATCGCGCGCTTCCTCGGCGAGATGGCGACCATCTTCCCCGATCCCTACATGCACATCGGCGGCGACGAGACCCCCGCCCCCGACTGGAAGACCAACCCACGCATCATCGCCTTCATGAAGGCGCACAACCTCAAAGACAACGGAGCACTTCAGGCGTACTTCAATACACGCGTGTTGAAGATCCTCACCGGTCTCCACAAACACATGGTCGGCTGGGACGAGATCCTCAACCCCGCGCTTCCAAAAGATATCGTGATTCAGTCGTGGCGCGGCGAAGCCTCGCTGACCCAGGGAGCGCAGCAAGGTTATCAAGGCATTCTCTCGGCACCCTACTATCTTGATGGAATGAAGTCCGCAGGCACCCACTACCTCGCCGATCCATTGCCATCGAGCTCTTCGCTCACACCGGAGCAACGCAAGCTCGTGCTCGGCGGAGAGATCTGCATGTGGGGCGAGCAAATCGACGCAGGCACCATCGATTCCCGCAACTGGCCGCGAACAGCAGCCATCGCCGAACGTTTCTGGTCTCCCGAAGATGTCACCAATGTCGACGACATGTACCGTCGTTTGAACGTCGTCTCCATCCAGCTCGAAGGCCTCGGCCTCCAGCACATCACCCAGGAAGACGCCTACCTGCGTGATCTCGCCGGAACCCAGGACATCGATCAGCTTCGCATCTTCGCCTCCGCGTTTGAGCCCGTCAGCTTTGGCGAGCGCTATCACCAGCAGAAGACCTCGCAGCTCACCGTCCTCGACCGCTTCGTCGATGCAGTTCGTCCCGATCCGCCATCGCGTTACGAAGTCGCCCATCTCACCGAGAACTTCCTCAAATCACCACAGTCCGACACTGCCGATGCGGCTGCTCTGACTCAATGGTTTGAGGCCGTCTCCAACTCTGTCCCAACCGTAGAGAATCAGATGCAGCACTCGCCCCGGCTGGCCGAAGCTCAGGAGCGCGCACAGCAGCTCCCCGGACTTGCAAAGGCAGCGACGGATGCGATTCACTTCCTTTCCTCCGGAACAAAGGCACCGGCAGGATGGAAGGCAAGCACGACAGCGCAGATCGAGGCAGCGAAAAAGCCATCGGCTGTAGTGCGCTTCGTCTTCATCGACTCTCTTACATCATTGGTCAATGCCGTACAGGAATAG